GAAGAGCGTGGCGTGATTCAGGGTTATGGCGCGCGTGTGGATCTCGCGGCATTAGGGTATACCTTGCAGGCGCTGGTGCGCGTTCGGCCGCTGCCAGGGTTACTGCACAAGGTCGATAAGTATATTCAGGCCATGCCTGAGTGCATCGAAAGCGATAAGGTCACGGGGGAGGATTGCTTTGTGATCAGACTGGTGGTGCGCTCTATCGGGCAGCTCGATACGCTGCTGGACGGTCTGGCAGAACATGCCCAGTGCAACACGTCGATTGTGAAGAGTTCGCCGGTGACGCGAAGATTGCCGCCGATGTAGGTTTCTGTCGCCGGGTGGCGGCTGCGCCTTACCCGGCCTACGAAGGCTGGATTGGCTTTAAGGTGATGGTGGTGGGGGAAGGATAACTCGGCGCGTTGCGCCTCGCCCTTCGGGTCGTTGCCTGCGGCAACGCTTTCTCGCTTCGCTCGAATCGAACCTTGGTCGACGCTTCTCATCCTTCCCATTTCGGAGAATATGAAGTACTGAACCAAAAGAAAGTTTGTGGCGATAGGGAAGTGATGGTGGTGGGGGAAGGATTCGAACCTTCGAAGTCGATGACGGCAGATTTACAGTCTGCTCCCTTTGGCCGCTCGGGAACCCCACCAGGGGTAATACTATTTTGAGGTACAGCGTGAAGATGGTGGTGGGGGAAGGATTCGAACCTTCGAAGTCGATGACGGCAGATTTACAGTCTGCTCCCTTTGGCCGCTCGGGAACCCCACCACGGGGTAATGCTATTACTGGCATGCTTCCTGTTGGAAGCGGGGCGCATCATATCAAATGAGACGCCCCTGTAAAGCATTCCTTTAGGTAAATGACGTTGTTTGGCTGCTTTTTATCCGTAAAGGTGCAAAGCTAATCAATTCATTTTCCGAAGGATTAAAGAATAATCGTTCTGTTACCGTAAACAAACACGCGCTGCGCCAGCACCTGATACAGCGCACGGCTTAAAACGTTTTTCTCTACGTCGCGTCCGGCACGCATCATATCTTCTGCCGTGTAGGTGTGGTCCACATGGATGACGTCCTGCATGATGATTGGGCCTTCATCCAGGTTATCGTTCACATAGTGCGCGGTCGCACCGATGATCTTCACGCCACGCTCATACGCCTGATGATACGGACGTGCGCCGATGAAGGCTGGCAGGAACGAGTGGTGAATATTGATGATCTTGTTCGGGAAGCGCGACACGAAGGATGGCGTCAGCACGCGCATGTATTTAGCCAGCACTAAGTAATCCGGGTTATGCGCTTCAATGGCCTGTGCCATCAGATTATCGTGCTCCTCGCGGGTGTGACCTTCATGGCTGACCAGCTCAAACGGAATATCAAAACGCTCAACCAGCGTACGCAGCGTGTCGTGGTTGCCAATAACGGCGGCGATCTCGACATCCAGTCCGCCATAGTTGGCTTTCATCAGTAAGTCACCCAGGCAGTGGGCCTCTTTAGTGACCAGAATAACGATGCGGCGGCGACCCGCAGGCGTTAACTCTCGCACAGAACCGTCGGGCAGGGCGCTATCAAGATCGGCCAGCAGGGTCGTATCGTTGAAAATACCTTCAAGCTCAGTGCGCATAAAGAAGCGGCCCGTACGGTGATCGACGAACTCGTTGTTCTGCACGATATTCAGTTCATGCTTGTAGCAAATGTTGGTAATTCGTGCGATTAGCCCTTTCTGGTCGGGACAAATGGTGCGCAGAACTTTACGTTGGAGTGATTGCATCGCCGGAAATCCTGTTTATGTATTTGCGAAGTCTCGGTTGTCAGGCGTTACTGCCCGCAACACTTTTTAAATTTTTTACCTGAACCGCAGGGGCAGGGATCGTTACGACCGAATTGAGGGCGTGTTCCGTCAATATAATACCATTGCCCGCTTTCTTTTAAGAACCGGGAACGTTCGATGATCGCGCCGGGTTTGCCTTGCTCTGTAAAACGCGCCACAAAGCTGACGTAACCTTCGTTATCATCACGGCCTGGCGCGGCATCATTAACGGTCAGGCCGAGCCACTGAGTGTGAGCAAAGCCCGTTTCAATATCCTGGCGAAATTCAGCTGCATGACAGGATGGATGCCAGGTCCTGATAAGATAGTCTGCGTCTTTGATCACAAAAGCAGTATACCGCGAACGCATTAGGTGTGACGGGTCTGGTGCAACCTGCTCGCCAGAAAGATATCGCTGGCAACATAGGCTATACTCCAGAGCGCTACCGCAGGGGCAGAGTTGAGACACGATTCTCTTCCTGGAAAAAAATTAAGGGCGTAAAACGCTTAGGGTAGCACCATGTTAACTGAGCAGTTGCGTTGACGCTATGTCGGGAATCCAGGGGAAGTAAAACAGGGCTAATGAGAAAGGTAAAAATTGGACTGGCGTTGGGCTCAGGTGCCGCCCGGGGCTGGTCGCATATCGGTGTCATCAATGCGTTAAAAAAGATGGGGATAGACATCGATATTGTTGCAGGATGTTCAATTGGTTCGCTGGTTGGGGCGGCCTGTGCCTGCGATAAGTTGCCGGAGCTGGAAGGGTGGGTTCGTTCCTTCAGCTACTGGGACGTTCTGCGCCTGATGGACCTCTCCTGGCAACGAGGCGGATTGCTGCGCGGTGAACGCGTATTTAATCAGTTCCGCCAGATAATGCCTCTCAACGACTTTAGCCACTGCAAGATGCCTTTTGGTGCCGTCGCGACGAACCTCAGCACGGGGAGAGAGCTATGGCTGACCGAAGGCGACCTCCACCTCGCCGTGCGCGCCTCGTGCAGTATGCCGGGATTAATGGCACCCGTACCGCATAACGGCTACTGGCTCGTCGATGGCGGCGTGGTGAACCCGGTCCCCATCTCGCTGACCCGTGCAATGGGAGCCGACATTGTGATCGCCGTGGATTTACAACACGACGCCCACCTGATGCAGCACGACCTTATGCCTGTTAATCTTCACAGCGATGATGCGAAAGGTGAGAAGCTCGCCTGGCATGCGCGTTTACGCGGCAAAATAGGGCGTATCGCCGCGCGTCGCTCGGTTGCGGCACCTACCGCCATGGAGATCATGACCACCTCAATACAGGTGCTTGAGAACCGCCTGAAACGCAACCGCATGGCCGGCGATCCACCGGATATATTGATCCAACCGTATTGCCCACAAATTTCGACCCTCGATTTCCATCGGGCAGAAGCCGCTATTGCAGCAGGCTCGTTAGCCGTCGAAAAGAAAATAGATGAACTGTTACCTTTTGTGCGAACAGCACATTGAGAACCTTTTTAAGCACACTTCAGCAAAATCTGACAGGCGATAGTGTCGATACCATGCCACTATTAGTCATTGTCAGCCAGGGGAGGAACCATGACGCAGCCATTGGCCGGAAAACACATTTTAATCGTTGAAGACGAGCCCGTTTTCCGCTCGCTGCTGGATTCCTGGTTATCTTCACTAGGAGCAGCCACTTCACTCGCCGAAGACGGCATTGATGCTATTGAGAAAATGGCATCTGCCACACCGGATCTGATGATCTGCGATCTCGAAATGCCCCGAATGAATGGCCTTAAGCTGGTCGAGCATTTGCGCAATGAGGGCAACCAAACCCCCATTCTGGTGATTTCAGCGACCGAAAACATGGCGGATATCGCTAAAGCGCTGCGTCTCGGCGTCCAGGATATCTTGCTAAAACCCGTAAAAGATCTTAACCGACTGCGTGAAACGGTGCTGGCCTGCCTCTATCCCAATATGTTCAATTCCCGCGTGGAAGAGGAAGAGCGTTTATTCCAGGACTGGGATGCGTTAGTCAGCAACCCGCTTGCTGCGGCAAAATTGCTTCAGGAACTTCAGCCGCCGGTGCAGCAATCTATTTCACATTGTCGCGTCAATTATCGTCAGCTCGTTGCGGCCGATCAGCCGGGGTTAGTGCTGGATATTGCGCCACTCTCTGACGCCGATCTCGCATTTTATTGTCTGGATGTTACACGCGCAGGGGATAATGGCGTTTTAGCCGCGTTATTACTTCGTGCGCTTTTTAATGGGCTGCTTCAGGAACAGTTATCCCATCAGGGGCAACGTTTGCCGGAGTTGGGCAGTTTACTTAAACAAGTGAATCAACTTTTCCGTCAGGCCAATTTACCGGGCCAGTTCCCGCTTTTGGTTGGATATTATCACAGCGGCTTGAACAATCTTATCCTGGTATCCGCAGGGTTAAATGCCACCTTGAATACCGGTGAGCATCATATACAGGTGAGCAACGGTGTCCCGCTGGGCACATTAGGAACAGCTTACCTTAATCAAATTAGCCACCGTTGCTCCTCATGGCAGTGCCAAATTTGGGGAAGCGGGGGACGACTGCGTTTAATGTTGTCCACGGAATAAGCAGTTGGATTTTAAACGACACATTGCTTTACCAGTGTTATGCAGGCAGTGCTACTATCACTGCCAGAATCATACGTATTAATCCTAATTGATCGGTAACGCGCGCTTTTCAGACCCGCCCTTCAGGATGTGGCTGATATACTTAACGCGTTAATTAATGCATAAAAGTTCAAAACTTGAACAGTTCAGGAGAATTTCAATGGCTGCCCTAAATTCGAAAGTGAGAAAGGCCGTTATCCCGGTAGCGGGATTGGGGACCAGGA
This region of Enterobacter cancerogenus genomic DNA includes:
- the rssA gene encoding patatin-like phospholipase RssA, with the protein product MRKVKIGLALGSGAARGWSHIGVINALKKMGIDIDIVAGCSIGSLVGAACACDKLPELEGWVRSFSYWDVLRLMDLSWQRGGLLRGERVFNQFRQIMPLNDFSHCKMPFGAVATNLSTGRELWLTEGDLHLAVRASCSMPGLMAPVPHNGYWLVDGGVVNPVPISLTRAMGADIVIAVDLQHDAHLMQHDLMPVNLHSDDAKGEKLAWHARLRGKIGRIAARRSVAAPTAMEIMTTSIQVLENRLKRNRMAGDPPDILIQPYCPQISTLDFHRAEAAIAAGSLAVEKKIDELLPFVRTAH
- a CDS encoding Lrp/AsnC family transcriptional regulator, giving the protein MESLLDETDRQILACLVDDARMSLKVLSSRVGLTSPSTAERLKRLEERGVIQGYGARVDLAALGYTLQALVRVRPLPGLLHKVDKYIQAMPECIESDKVTGEDCFVIRLVVRSIGQLDTLLDGLAEHAQCNTSIVKSSPVTRRLPPM
- the purU gene encoding formyltetrahydrofolate deformylase; the encoded protein is MQSLQRKVLRTICPDQKGLIARITNICYKHELNIVQNNEFVDHRTGRFFMRTELEGIFNDTTLLADLDSALPDGSVRELTPAGRRRIVILVTKEAHCLGDLLMKANYGGLDVEIAAVIGNHDTLRTLVERFDIPFELVSHEGHTREEHDNLMAQAIEAHNPDYLVLAKYMRVLTPSFVSRFPNKIINIHHSFLPAFIGARPYHQAYERGVKIIGATAHYVNDNLDEGPIIMQDVIHVDHTYTAEDMMRAGRDVEKNVLSRALYQVLAQRVFVYGNRTIIL
- a CDS encoding YchJ family protein yields the protein MSQLCPCGSALEYSLCCQRYLSGEQVAPDPSHLMRSRYTAFVIKDADYLIRTWHPSCHAAEFRQDIETGFAHTQWLGLTVNDAAPGRDDNEGYVSFVARFTEQGKPGAIIERSRFLKESGQWYYIDGTRPQFGRNDPCPCGSGKKFKKCCGQ
- the rssB gene encoding two-component system response regulator RssB, with the protein product MTQPLAGKHILIVEDEPVFRSLLDSWLSSLGAATSLAEDGIDAIEKMASATPDLMICDLEMPRMNGLKLVEHLRNEGNQTPILVISATENMADIAKALRLGVQDILLKPVKDLNRLRETVLACLYPNMFNSRVEEEERLFQDWDALVSNPLAAAKLLQELQPPVQQSISHCRVNYRQLVAADQPGLVLDIAPLSDADLAFYCLDVTRAGDNGVLAALLLRALFNGLLQEQLSHQGQRLPELGSLLKQVNQLFRQANLPGQFPLLVGYYHSGLNNLILVSAGLNATLNTGEHHIQVSNGVPLGTLGTAYLNQISHRCSSWQCQIWGSGGRLRLMLSTE